A genomic window from Vitis riparia cultivar Riparia Gloire de Montpellier isolate 1030 chromosome 16, EGFV_Vit.rip_1.0, whole genome shotgun sequence includes:
- the LOC117933370 gene encoding uncharacterized protein LOC117933370 codes for MSASSGSKLDHELNQLLYHALQNQNAKEVIHLCREAPDGPLHITSIHKDTVLHLACYSKQRDLALELVRLLPNNLNQPLTEVRNDVRNTILHEVATSNRMADVAVEMLKKEPMLLSARNNLGETPLFRAVRFGKIRMFNLLADEVDKDHDQEGGKEHFQSKDKTSILHIAIITEHFELAMLIVRRYPYLIGMKDGNNRTALQHLATNPSAFRSGCKHGLFKGLIYNCIPIKKKTMEGKDLRTKSSVKWHLKLPIWEELGREKQRHAYAWELAQELIKNDTSWDVPETAALNQGKPNQEKSDGSSGSLLERGREGLCIASQHLEENKGQCCNEEKTKTSMTGIKTDETPLFLATTWSITELVEEILEKYPQAVEHVNKKGRNILHVAIQYRQMKIFDMVTKNDMIARRLLRATDAQGNSLLHTVAENRKGLIMESSQGPALDLQDQLLLFEKVKNLVKSDFFRLFNHRTRLLKSYLLRTILNFMRIPKNGWRKPLKIALLWLFLSPLSPLLPPTPYLEVIKKAVVFQSFTPNPSSWFSPWVM; via the exons ATGTCGGCCTCCAGTGGTTCCAAACTAGACCACGAACTTAACCAACTTCTGTACCATGCCTTGCAAAATCAAAACGCCAAAGAAGTGATCCACCTCTGCCGGGAAGCTCCGGATGGTCCATTGCACATAACGAGTATACACAAGGACACTGTTCTTCATCTAGCCTGCTACTCCAAACAACGTGATCTTGCCCTTGAATTGGTTAGATTGTTGCCCAACAATCTTAACCAGCCCCTGACCGAAGTTAGAAACGATGTTCGAAACACGATACTCCACGAAGTAGCCACATCCAACCGGATGGCGGATGTGGCCGTGGAAATGTTGAAAAAAGAACCCATGTTGCTAAGTGCTCGTAATAACTTGGGAGAGACGCCGCTCTTTCGAGCAGTCCGGTTCGGGAAAATTCGTATGTTCAATCTTCTAGCGGACGAAGTTGATAAAGACCATGATCAGGAAGGTGGTAAAGAGCATTTCCAAAGTAAAGATAAGACATCTATTCTTCATATTGCTATTATTACTGAACATTTTG AGTTGGCAATGTTGATTGTGAGGAGGTACCCATATTTAATTGGCATGAAAGATGGTAACAACAGGACAGCTCTTCAACATCTTGCAACTAATCCATCGGCATTTCGAAGCGGATGCAAACATGGACTCTTCAAGGGACTCATCTATAATT GTATTCCAATCAAGAAAAAGACCATGGAAGGAAAAGATCTAAGGACCAAAAGCTCCG ttaaatgGCATTTGAAATTGCCCATTTGGGAAGAACTTGGACGTGAAAAGCAGAGACATGCTTATGCCTGGGAACTTGCCCAGGAGTTAATTAAAAACGATACTTCATGGGATGTTCCTGAAACTGCAGCACTTAATCAAGGTAAGCCTAATCAAGAGAAAAGCGATGGCTCGTCTGGGTCGTTGCTagaaagaggaagagaaggGCTCTGTATTGCCTCCCAACACCTAGAGGAAAATAAAGGACAATGCTGCAACGAGGAAAAAACTAAAACTTCCATGACAGGGATCAAGACTGATGAAACTCCATTATTTTTGGCAACAACTTGGAGTATTACAGAGCTTGTGGAAGAAATACTAGAGAAATATCCTCAGGCAGTTGAGCATGTTAACAAAAAAGGAAGGAACATATTACATGTAGCCATTCAATACCGCCAAATGAAGATTTTTGATATGGTTACAAAGAATGATATGATAGCAAGGAGGCTGTTGCGAGCCACAGACGCGCAAGGGAACTCCTTACTGCATACGGTTGCCGAAAATAGGAAAGGTCTTATCATGGAAAGTTCCCAAGGCCCCGCACTCGACTTGCAAGATCAGTTGCTCCTTTTTGAG AAAGTGAAGAACTTAGTTAAATCCGATTTCTTCAGGCTCTTCAACCATAGGACCAGACTGCTGAAGAGTTATTTGCTGAGAACTATTCTAAACTTCATGAGGATTCCAAAAAATGGCTGGAGGAAACCTCTAAAAATTGCACTATTGTGGCTGTTCTTATCGCCACTGTCGCCTTTGCTGCCGCCTACACCGTACCTGGAGGTAATCAAGAAAGCAGTGGTATTCCAGTCCTTCACTCCAAACCCTTCTTCGTGGTTTTCACCTTGGGTGATGTAA